In Lotus japonicus ecotype B-129 chromosome 5, LjGifu_v1.2, one genomic interval encodes:
- the LOC130719408 gene encoding uncharacterized protein LOC130719408: protein MAPFEALYGRKCRTSLSWFDEGNKLVLGPDVVQDMSEKVKGIREKLKIAQDRQKAYYDRRRKPLEFEEGDHVFLRVNPITGIGRSIKSKKLTPKYLGPYQILRKVGTSAYQVALPPSLSNLHDVFHVSQTKKYIPDPSHVIKPEHIQLKENLTYTTEPKKILDRRMKQLRKKEIPLVKVAWSEGENEEATWELEEDMRRTYPQLDPGARHIGFPVTLPMVFSFFLPTHAEHVGPRSPGYVFEGTVTSLCVVFLSVDLCGGSIHQL from the exons ATGGCACCATTTGAAGCATTGTATGGAAGGAAGTGTAGAACCTCGTTAAGTTGGTTTGATGAAGGAAATAAGCTAGTACTAGGACCCGACGTAGTGCAGGATATGTCGGAAAAGGTGAAAGGAATTAGGGAGAAGCTTAAGATAGCACAGGATAGGCAGAAAGCTTACTATGACCGTAGGAGAAAGCCTTTAGAGTTTGAAGAGGGAGACCATGTTTTCCTCAGAGTTAACCCAATTACAGGGATAGGAAGGTCAATTAAGTCGAAAAAGCTTACACCAAAATATTTAGGACCTTACCAAATCCTTAGGAAAGTAGGAACATCAGCCTACCAGGTGGCGTTACCGCCATCTTTGTCAAACTTGCACGATGTGTTTCATGTTTCCCAAACAAAGAAATACATTCCCGACCCTTCTCATGTGATAAAACCTGAACATATACAACTCAAGGAGAACTTAACATACACGACCGAACCTAAAAAGATATTGGATAGGAGGATGAAACAACTTAGGAAAAAGGAAATCCCGTTAGTGAAAGTAGCTTGGAGTGAGGGGGAAAATGAGGAAGCTACTTGGGAATTAGAGGAGGATATGAGAAGGACATACCCTCAACT GGATCCAGGAGCAAGACACATCGGTTTCCCAGTGACACTCCCGATGGTGTTCTCATTCTTCCTGCCGACCCACGCTGAGCACGTTGGTCCGCGGAGTCCAG GCTATGTGTTTGAGGGAACTGTGACCTCTTTATGTGTTGTCTTCTTATCTGTAGACTTATGCGGTGGATCCATCCACCAACTATGA